A genomic segment from Castor canadensis chromosome 1, mCasCan1.hap1v2, whole genome shotgun sequence encodes:
- the Hsf2 gene encoding heat shock factor protein 2 isoform X4, whose translation MKQSSNVPAFLSKLWTLVEETHTNEFITWSQNGQSFLVLDEQRFAKEILPKYFKHNNMASFVRQLNMYGFRKVVHIDSGIVKQERDGPVEFQHPYFKQGQDDLLENIKRKVSSSKPEENKIRQEDLTKIISSAQKVQIKQETIESRLSELKSENESLWKEVSELRAKHAQQQQVIRKIVQFIVTLVQNNQLVSLKRKRPLLLNTNGAQKKNLFQHIVKESADNHHHKVPHSRTEGLKSRDRISDDIIIYDVTDDNTDEENIPVIPETNEDVISDTSNCSQYPDIVIVEDDNEDEYAPVIQSGDQSEPTGESLNSGNDSTNPLMSSAVQINGSSTLTSEDPVTMMDSILNENINLLGKVELLDYLDSIDCSLEDFQAMLSGRQFSIDPDLLVDISNLSSTLPFRFLHSWTGTLLLLLNRGVQQHHQKLRPL comes from the exons ATGAAGCAGAGTTCGAACGTGCCGGCTTTCCTCAGCAAGCTGTGGACGCTGGTGGAGGAGACGCACACCAACGAGTTCATCACCTGGAGCCAG aatggTCAGAGTTTTCTGGTCTTGGATGAACAAAGATTTGCAAAAGAAATTCTTCCCAAATACTTCAAGCACAATAACATGGCAAGTTTTGTGAGGCAACTAAATATGT ATGGTTTCCGTAAAGTAGTACATATTGACTCTGGAATTGTAAAACAGGAAAGAGATGGTCCTGTTGAATTTCAGCATCCTTACTTCAAACAAGGCCAGGATGACTTGTtggaaaacattaaaaggaag GTTTCATCTtcaaaaccagaagaaaataaaattcgtCAGGAAGATTTGACAAAAATTATAAGTAGTGCTCAAAAAGTTCAAATAAAACAAGAAACTATTGAGTCCAGGCTTTCAgaattaaaaag TGAGAATGAGTCCCTTTGGAAGGAAGTATCAGAATTACGAGCAAAGCATGCACAACAACAGCAAGTTATTCGAAAG ATTGTCCAGTTTATTGTTACATTGGTTCAGAATAACCAACTTGTGAGTTTAAAACGTAAAAG ACCTCTACTTCTAAACACTAATGGAGCCCAAAAGAAGAATCTGTTTCAGCACATAGTCAAAGAATCAGCTGATAATCACCAtcataaa GTTCCACACAGTAGGACTGAAGGTTTGAAGTCGAGAGATCGTATTTCAGATGACATCATTATTTATGATGTTACTGATGAcaatacagatgaagaaaatatccCAGTTATTCCAGAAACTAATGAAGATGTTATATCTGATACCTCTAA CTGTAGCCAGTACCCTGATATTGTCATTGTTGAAGATGATAATGAAGATgagtatgcacctgtcattcaaAGTGGAGATCAGAGTGAACCAACAGGGGAATCCTTAAATTCAGGAAATGACAGCACCAACCCCCTCATGTCTAGTGCTGTCCAGATAAATGGGTCATCTACTCTCACCTCTGAAGATCCTGTGACCATGATGGATTCCATTTTGAATGAGAACATTAATCTTTTGGGAAA aGTTGAGCTGTTGGATTATCTTGACAGTATTGATTGCAGTTTAGAGGACTTCCAAGCTATGCTGTCAGGAAGACAGTTTAGCATAGACCCAGATCTCCTGGTTGAT